CTTGGCTCTTGCTAACGAACCGAGGGCATTTCTGGGATATGTCATAAGGGCATCTACCGCTGAGATTTAGTATCCGTATCCTTGGTCTTTCTGCTTCTTTCGCTCTCGCTTTTGCTGACGCTGCTGCGTCTGACTGCACTGGCGCTGTTTTTCGATCTGCTGGTCTCGCTGTTGCGCTTTTTTCTGGGTCTCCTCCTGCGGCTTTTGGGTTTTGGTTTGCTCAGTAGATGATTGATGTTCTAGTGTTGGTAGCTGCTGCGATCTCTGCTGCTCATCACGTTGCTCGTCTTTAATGTCGGCCTGCACTTTTTCACAGGCTTTTTGTCTGCGGGCGATGTCGCGGTTCACTTTGCTGATGCGGCGTGATTCGTCACCGACTCGCGTCCGAACGCCTCTGGCTTCCATCTCCAGGACTTGGGCACCGAGATGGATCTGTGGCTCGCGTTCGATGCCCTGCTCTTTTAGACTGCGGTGGTCAATTCTCGCCTCGTGGCCTGCTCGCTCTAGCGCCCGGTTAGCGTACTCAGCCCAATGCTCTCGGTAGTCCTTTACCGCATCTCGCCGATTCCATTCGCGCTTCTTTTTACCGAAGCCATCTTCATCCACTGAGCGCATCGTCAGCATGATGTGCGCGTGCGGGTTATGACTGTCGAAATCGTGATAGCCGATGTCCGCTATCATCCCTTGCTCGACGAATTCACTCTGCACATACTCACGGATGAGTTGTTGTTTCTGCTCATGGGTGAGTTCGGCGGGTAAGGCCACCATCACTTCATTACATAGCTGAGAGTCTTTTCGTTTTTCTCGCTGTTCAACTTCGTTCCATAGCGCCTCACGATCTGCGTATCGCTCGGGCGCGTTTTTAGGTTTGAGGATTTCGTTATCGTAGATATCGCTTTTGCCCGTATAGTCGTGTTCTTTGCCAGTGCGTTCGTCTTTCACTTGCTCACCCGAACGATATGCAGCTGCCGCTGTCGCGCTTCGCCCAGCGCTGCGACCGATTACCTGCATGCGGA
The window above is part of the Synechococcus sp. PCC 7335 genome. Proteins encoded here:
- the mobQ gene encoding MobQ family relaxase — translated: MSCAGALPLDPTGVPHLLDMAIYSFRMQVIGRSAGRSATAAAAYRSGEQVKDERTGKEHDYTGKSDIYDNEILKPKNAPERYADREALWNEVEQREKRKDSQLCNEVMVALPAELTHEQKQQLIREYVQSEFVEQGMIADIGYHDFDSHNPHAHIMLTMRSVDEDGFGKKKREWNRRDAVKDYREHWAEYANRALERAGHEARIDHRSLKEQGIEREPQIHLGAQVLEMEARGVRTRVGDESRRISKVNRDIARRQKACEKVQADIKDEQRDEQQRSQQLPTLEHQSSTEQTKTQKPQEETQKKAQQRDQQIEKQRQCSQTQQRQQKRERKKQKDQGYGY